aaacaaaatatttttttaacgatGAAGTCGTcggaaaagaaataaattttaaagaaaacgaACTATCTTTAGAAGAAGAACCAGAAATCATAAGCGATGACGATTCGGTTATAATAATAGAAGATGAAGACGCAATATtggattttaatatttttataaacgacCCAGACAAAATAGACTTTGTcgtaaaaaatcaaactgttgAACCtccaaaagaaaaagaaacctCCTCTGAAAAAGAAATAGACGAAGCTCCATTAGAATTTGCAGAAGCACCggtcaacaaaataaaagtttgttttttaatattttttacactttttcattatttcttttctttacacataagatttttttatatatttttttagaaaaaaagcaagTCATATAAACGACGCAATGCTATaagaaaactaaattatttaataaaaagaaatgtttacaatttgtaaatatattatttttgtctattttttcgTCGTatatttgcttcttttaatTGATGTTTAATATCGACATAGGATTCAGCAGTATGAACCCAACGTTTTATTCTTTTGCCAACTCTTCCAAGTTTACgatttgttttattatctttatatctGTTATTTGTTCTTCGTAAACACGATAATATTCTTTTACAATTGCTCGGTAAATACTGATTTTCAGTCTGTGTCGATGTTGAACTTTGTTTTCTACTTGTTTGTGTTTGAACTGCTTTTTTTGTTCTAGGAACTGTTGTTTTTGTACGTGCCATATTGACAGTGTTTAATGATCTAGGAGTATACCTTATTTTaggcattttataaaaaaaatgatatttataactatttataattattacaataaaataaagagtatttatttctaaataaacctattttttttagttttaataatgagatatataacaataaacaatataaaatatgaagTGTTTAGCGATACTATCAACGATCAATTTTTCattattcaaaatgaaaaaaaaaaaacccatcaGTCTAGTATTTCCATACGACGCAAAAAGAGGTAAttgttttttatggttttttttcatttttataagaaaaattattattttttaaaatactattttttttctagaaaaagaaatgcaaaaacttagagactttaaaaactttgtcaGACAAAATTTTGTAGATGAAACAAGATTTTCTCGCACTCGtcgtaagttttttttaactttactattttttcttattaaaaaaattcattttttaaaaaaatattttctttttttagataatccCTATCCACGTTCACCACCATCACCATCACTACTATCGCCACTATCACCACTATCACCACGTTCGCCACCACAAACACCACCAGAACCCAATAGGGAAGTAGGTCCTTCTCACTGGGACTACTCTCCTCGTAAGTTAAActtgaaccttttttttattttattaaaaagtataaatattttttaatatcccctttgtctgtttttttttagagagtCCAGATCCTGAAAATACAGAAAGCGAAATTTTATGAgcttttgtatatatttttttatagaaaaaaatttttttttagttgttattactattttgttattactattatatatatatatacattactattttttttgttattactattttaatatttgtcgtttttgttaaatttaaaattaaaaaagtattaattttttctttatattttttttgcttatttgaatttttacattttttattacaatattttttaatacaatagaattttacatcattttttaatacaatagaaaaaaaatgtacaaacaaataataaatacaatttcaaaacaattaaatcacCATTGGAAACAATTAGCGATTGATCTACACTTTAAAAgacacattattaaaaaaattgacgtgaattatataaaaaactttgacaaaattaaaaaaattttaattctttatttaacgcaacacaaagataaaaaaagagctttaaatcatttatattatgtaataacAAGATGGGAAATTGAAACCGACAAGcaagaacttttatttaatttattacaatgtaaattagttttatttaatatttaatgtttttatattttttagcataaaataatgaattttacacgattaaaactaaaaatagcaCAACATTTACAAACACATTGGCAAACGTTAGCCGAATATCTGGACTACAAAAACCGTGATATCGTATGCATACAAACTGATTATCGTGATACTAACGAAAGAATGATgagacttttaaatttaatttatcaaagaaaAGGAACCGAATTCGAAGCAGCTCGTGCTTTATATGATGCGTTATGGACATGGTCAGTTGACAtgacaacaaaacaaaataatttagaactattaaaaaatatagaagaaactatgaaaataattgaaaactatatattacaataatttttttataatttttttgtaatttttttattttttttagcaaactaatatatttaaaaaaaatgaaacaatacGTCAAAAAATGTGGATGGTAAGTTTTgtcatttgttttttctttgttttttttttataatttttttatatttttttcttttttttctttttagttatgTAGATTATATTAACAAAGAGAGTCTTTGCTATCACGAGTTGTTATTGACAAAAGAAGAAGAACAAGATTTGGAAGAACTTATGGAAATGGAAGAATTAACAGAGGaagattatgaaaaatatttagttcaatTAGTACAAGAAATGGAAGAAGAAGAATCAGATGATATTGAAGAACTTAAATTACAAATGTTGGAAGAAGAAATGGAAAAAGAAGTGgaagaaatagaaaaagaaatgcATGAAATCTTAGATGAAATGGATTGGGAACAATACGTTATAGACGTTATGAATAAAATGGACAACTTACCAGagctttatttataattttttatttataaatatatcttttttttagtcaaataaaataacaagcatcactttttaaataataaactcgACAACAAGAACACCATGGtttgaaattgctttttatcataaactttttatcgTATTGCAGCATAAGACGAACTGTTGTAATAAAATGAGAtcactttattttgtaattttttttcatcgtATTGCATCATAAGACGAACTGTTGTAATAAAATGAGAtcactttattttgtaattttttttctttttttttagacaactaaaaaaatgaataataatgatgattatgaagATATGTTTCCTGGGTTTGGTGATTATTTAAacgaagaagaaaaagaaatagaaaatataacttttaacaatatatttgaagaagaagaagaatttattgaaaagaaccttatttatatttttattcttttatatgttttattgagcaattttgtttatttattaattcttttatgttaaaaaagacatgtatatttttttatatttttttatataaataaatgtttttttttcagcaactaataaaaaaaatgtcagccAACATATATCCTTGCTGTTTTTGCGACAAAGAATTTAGTGCAAAAGAACTTTTACAGCATCAAGCAGATTGTTCTACAGAACAATACTCCCACGAATGTTTCACCTGTAAAAAAAAGGTACAAGATTTGTTAAACCACGAATGTGATTACGAATTTCtagatatacaaaaaatatgttttttttgtaataccAAAATCGATGATCAAGATTATTATGAGCACTCTGTCATCTGCTTTCAATATTATAAAGAGCAACAAAATCGTTATTTGAACCAAGTCGTTCAAGacgaaaagaaaaatttaaattatttgaatctTTCTATGAATCAAATCATGATTAAAATGAAGAGTcttcaagaaaaagaaattaaaaatctaaaagaagAAAACGACAAACTTCAACAAACTCTAGCAAAAACGAACCAAGAAATGGCAGAATTAAAAAGTCTCTGTTATGACAACATGTTGGTTTTAGCAAATCAACAAGATACAGAACATCTCAAACaagaaataacaaaactttatcatattGCAGAAGAAAATAGCACAGAATTCTTAGCTTTAAAAAATTCCATTCAACAACCTAAAGAAGTCAAGGTAATTCAACACGTTTTTAAAGACACGCAATTGATCAAACTCGATCAAATGAATCTCAGACTGTTATcagatgaaacattttattcagaACCCATTTACACATCAGAAGGATACCGTTATCGA
Above is a window of Hydra vulgaris chromosome 10, alternate assembly HydraT2T_AEP DNA encoding:
- the LOC136085994 gene encoding proline-, glutamic acid- and leucine-rich protein 1-like isoform X3 codes for the protein MKQYVKKCGCYVDYINKESLCYHELLLTKEEEQDLEELMEMEELTEEDYEKYLVQLVQEMEEEESDDIEELKLQMLEEEMEKEVEEIEKEMHEILDEMDWEQYVIDVMNKMDNLPELYL
- the LOC136085994 gene encoding TNF receptor-associated factor 5-like isoform X1 yields the protein MFFFQQLIKKMSANIYPCCFCDKEFSAKELLQHQADCSTEQYSHECFTCKKKVQDLLNHECDYEFLDIQKICFFCNTKIDDQDYYEHSVICFQYYKEQQNRYLNQVVQDEKKNLNYLNLSMNQIMIKMKSLQEKEIKNLKEENDKLQQTLAKTNQEMAELKSLCYDNMLVLANQQDTEHLKQEITKLYHIAEENSTEFLALKNSIQQPKEVKVIQHVFKDTQLIKLDQMNLRLLSDETFYSEPIYTSEGYRYRIKVYTRSTVINNLAIYFQLLRGDLDDGLQWPFTKNVNITLRNKEQFFTRTTTNNNYLQLLDDSSFDKPTTEYNVAVGYKNFISHEELKPFIINNNLFITISIQ
- the LOC136085994 gene encoding uncharacterized protein LOC136085994 isoform X2; the encoded protein is MKCLAILSTINFSLFKMKKKKPISLVFPYDAKREKEMQKLRDFKNFVRQNFVDETRFSRTRHNPYPRSPPSPSLLSPLSPLSPRSPPQTPPEPNREVGPSHWDYSPRKLNLNLFFILLKSINIF